One part of the Dermacentor andersoni chromosome 2, qqDerAnde1_hic_scaffold, whole genome shotgun sequence genome encodes these proteins:
- the LOC126542231 gene encoding zeta-sarcoglycan-like yields the protein MNVTSAGVVAGPLVPSLTVTPPSATGTGSRRSSVWEGPRRPSAWERRSSVFVDAVVAEDLVACHDEDAAAAGFARKQQVGIYGWRKRCLYLLVTLLFAMVIMNVALTVWVLRVLDFSLDGMGRLRIVENGVRLEGEAEFLDSLYAAQIRSRREQPLNIESSKNITLNARNNQGQISNRLFIGNSIVEAFADEFRVRDSRGKLLFRAADDEVTVAADSLKVTGPGGVRFDGSVQTPLVRSETFKQLKLESPTRRLKVEAPQGVLVESKAGDISVACHQNLTLQSRQGEIFLDSERIVFQNLKTPLPALSGSPYKNVFQLCVCQTGVLFLSEPDGQCRADDSVCK from the exons ATGAACGTGACGTCGGCGGGCGTGGTGGCCGGTCCCCTGGTGCCGTCGCTGACGGTCACCCCGCCGTCGGCGACTGGCACGGGCTCTCGCCGGTCCTCGGTGTGGGAGGGGCCCCGCCGCCCTTCAGCCTGGGAGCGGCGCTCGTCCGTCTTCGTCGACGCCGTGGTGGCCGAAGACCTCGTCGCCTGCCACGACGAGGACGCTGCGGCCGCTGGCTtcgcgcgcaagcagcag GTGGGCATATACGGATGGCGCAAGCGGTGCTTGTATCTGCTGGTCACGCTGCTGTTTGCCATGGTCATCATGAACGTGGCGCTGACGGTGTGGGTGCTCAGGGTGCTCGACTTCTCGCTG GATGGCATGGGCCGATTACGCATAGTTGAGAACGGTGTGCGGCTGGAAGGGGAAGCAGAGTTCCTGGATTCACTATACGCCGCGCAAATACGATCAAGAAGG GAACAGCCCCTCAACATAGAGTCTTCCAAGAACATTACGCTCAATGCCAGAAATAACCAAGGGCAGATTTCTAATAGACTTTTTATAG GAAATTCAATCGTTGAAGCTTTCGCCGACGAGTTTCGAGTCCGTGACTCGAGAGGAAAGCTGCTATTTCGGGCTGCCGACGATGAAGTTACAGTAGCAGCAGACTCTCTAAAAGTCACCG GTCCTGGAGGCGTAAGGTTCGACGGGTCGGTGCAGACACCGTTAGTTCGTTCCGAGACGTTCAAGCAGTTAAA GCTCGAGTCGCCTACCCGAAGGCTTAAGGTGGAAGCGCCGCAAGGCGTTCTTGTGGAGTCAAAAGCTGGAGACATCAGTGTCGCCTGTCACCAGAACCTTACTCTCCAGTCGAGGCAAGGCGAG ATATTCCTCGACTCGGAACGGATCGTGTTCCAGAACCTCAAGACTCCGCTGCCGGCGTTATCGGGGAGCCCTTACAAGAATGTGTTTCAACTTTGTGTTTGTCAGACTGGTGTGTTATTCCTGTCTGAACCGGATGGACAGTGTCGAGCAGATGACAGCGTCTGCAAGTGA